One Candidatus Nanopelagicales bacterium genomic window, GCGTCCTCCAGCGAGATCGCCAGCCCCAGGCCGGTGCCCCCGGTCGTACGGGCGCGCGCCGGGTCGGCACGCCAGAACCGGTTGAACACCAGCGACGACTCCCCCGGGCGCAGCCCCACGCCGTGGTCGCGCACGCCCACCGCCACCGCGCCGTCGTCCTGGGCGACGGTCACGACGACCGGCCGGCCCTCGCCGTGCTCGATCGCGTTGACCACGAGGTTGCGCAGCACCCGGTCGATGCGGCGGGAGTCGACCTCGGCCGAGCACGGCTCGTCCGGCATCTGCAGCACCAGCTCGGACCCCTTGCGGTCCGCCAGCGGCAGCGCGCTCTCGACCGCCCGTCGGGTGATGACCCGCAGGTCGGCCGGCTCCACCTCCAGGACCGCGGCCCCGGCGTCGTAGCGGGAGATCTCCAGCAGGTCGGCGAGCAGCGCCTCGAACCGGTCGAGCTGGTTCTGCAGCAGCTCCGCGGAGCGCGCGGTCGCGGAGTCGAACTCGTCGCGCTGCTCGAACAGCACGTCGGCCGCCATCCGGATCGTGGTGAGCGGGGTGCGCAGCTCGTGCGAGACGTCGGACACGAAGATCTGCTGGACCCGGGACAGCTCCTCGAGCCGGTGGATCTGGTCCTCCAGGCTCGCGGCCATGTCGTTGAACGACCGAGCCAGCCGGGCCAGGTCATCCTCGCCCCGCACCGACATCCGCTCCGACAGGTGGCCGTCGGACAGCCGGCCCGCGGTGGCGGCGGCCTGCCGGACCGGTGTCACGACCTGGCGGGTGACCAGGGCGGCCAACGCGCCGAGGCCGATCACGAGCAGCACGGCGGTGAGCAGCACGGTGGACCGGACCAGGTCCAGCGTGGCCTGCTCCTGGGCGAGCGGGAACAGGTAGTACAGCTCGTACGGGCCGGCCGTCGGCACGGTGAGCGGCGCGCCGACGACCAGGCCGGGCACGGACCGACCGTCGAGGTAGCGGATCTCGGTGTAGGTCCAGGACTGGCGCTGCGAGGTCAGGACGGCGGTGCGCAGGTCGCGCGGGACGCTGGCCTCGGACACCAGGTTGGTGCCCCGCTCGGGCGCGTCGATGACCCCGCCCGGGGCCGACGACAGCA contains:
- the mtrB gene encoding MtrAB system histidine kinase MtrB, with protein sequence MTEAATRTRGRGVVAAARRVRSAWRQSLQLRVVTTSLLLSVVVVGLLGLLLMSRVTSGLVEAKEVSSVGEATAGLSEAQQLLAAANTGPSTPTPSRLVDTVIGQLAARAGSPGIFEVLLLSSAPGGVIDAPERGTNLVSEASVPRDLRTAVLTSQRQSWTYTEIRYLDGRSVPGLVVGAPLTVPTAGPYELYYLFPLAQEQATLDLVRSTVLLTAVLLVIGLGALAALVTRQVVTPVRQAAATAGRLSDGHLSERMSVRGEDDLARLARSFNDMAASLEDQIHRLEELSRVQQIFVSDVSHELRTPLTTIRMAADVLFEQRDEFDSATARSAELLQNQLDRFEALLADLLEISRYDAGAAVLEVEPADLRVITRRAVESALPLADRKGSELVLQMPDEPCSAEVDSRRIDRVLRNLVVNAIEHGEGRPVVVTVAQDDGAVAVGVRDHGVGLRPGESSLVFNRFWRADPARARTTGGTGLGLAISLEDAHLHGGWLQAWGSPGAGSHFRLTLPRHAGDDLIESPIPLEPSDAPAQPPVGVAAPYAGGAPVESDGGGQP